A single genomic interval of Clostridium facile harbors:
- a CDS encoding DUF4253 domain-containing protein, translating into MNTNPKKDLLSTEMSDYFNCPCQLFQPMLDDDPLMETFYKASVEGKQQGFTPMLVTSEDDLLWENLFMNSDPENKRISARFHPGRVAAYRKRILSSPLPDGKQLLDHLLKIRKEETEQHGLDWDAKIKGPMIGGDAISVFYGYWDFNTKMTVPVTLAKIPVKNPWEVFAWIPFGGWNDCPSPLKMIAIAKYWYHEYGAVPAVITHDVLEFSLSTPVPREKALQLALEQYAFCPDIIDQCPVEEGNIGSLADSLSKSTTWYFWWN; encoded by the coding sequence ATGAATACAAACCCAAAAAAAGATTTACTAAGTACAGAAATGTCCGATTATTTCAATTGTCCTTGCCAGCTTTTTCAGCCAATGTTAGATGATGACCCATTAATGGAAACGTTTTATAAAGCGTCTGTAGAAGGAAAACAGCAGGGATTTACCCCAATGTTAGTTACCTCAGAAGATGATCTTTTATGGGAAAATCTTTTTATGAATTCAGATCCAGAAAATAAACGGATCTCAGCTCGATTTCATCCAGGAAGGGTAGCAGCTTACCGGAAACGAATTTTGAGTTCTCCATTACCCGATGGAAAACAGCTACTGGATCATCTATTGAAAATAAGAAAAGAAGAAACCGAACAGCATGGATTGGATTGGGATGCTAAAATTAAAGGCCCAATGATTGGTGGAGATGCTATTAGCGTATTTTATGGATACTGGGATTTTAACACCAAAATGACAGTTCCAGTTACCTTGGCAAAAATTCCAGTAAAAAATCCTTGGGAAGTGTTTGCCTGGATTCCTTTTGGAGGTTGGAATGATTGCCCATCTCCATTGAAGATGATTGCAATTGCTAAATACTGGTATCATGAATATGGGGCAGTTCCAGCAGTAATTACCCATGATGTATTGGAATTTTCTCTTTCAACCCCAGTTCCACGAGAAAAAGCTTTACAGCTTGCTTTAGAGCAATACGCCTTCTGTCCGGACATTATCGACCAATGTCCTGTAGAAGAGGGGAATATCGGCTCTTTAGCGGATAGTTTATCCAAATCTACTACCTGGTATTTCTGGTGGAATTGA
- a CDS encoding zinc dependent phospholipase C family protein translates to MNVYSHLHVSRIVRRYIQREFGVHLPVMTFAYGNMRPDFSPKCKRIPHYKKDMYENIRQEISDLANCEKEKMNRFLLADRLGVICHYLCDFFCYAHSEKFTGSLREHFKYESLLNRYIKQRRRTCEQVNFLADAQITTNLFDLLERLDEQYENYIRLETLPGFDMVCALQACIEVTVRILAIIICKSQVSTRVHRDQVLA, encoded by the coding sequence TTGAACGTCTATTCACATTTACATGTGAGCCGGATTGTCCGCAGATATATTCAACGGGAATTTGGGGTGCATTTACCAGTTATGACTTTTGCCTATGGCAATATGAGGCCTGATTTTTCCCCAAAGTGTAAACGGATCCCCCATTATAAAAAAGATATGTACGAAAATATCCGCCAGGAAATTTCCGATTTGGCCAATTGCGAAAAAGAAAAAATGAACCGTTTTCTGTTAGCGGACCGTTTAGGGGTGATTTGCCATTACCTGTGTGACTTTTTCTGCTATGCCCATTCAGAGAAATTTACAGGCAGCTTGCGGGAACATTTTAAATACGAAAGTTTGCTCAACCGGTATATCAAACAGCGGCGCCGTACATGCGAGCAGGTCAATTTTTTAGCGGATGCCCAGATTACCACCAATTTATTCGACCTGTTGGAGCGGTTGGATGAACAGTATGAGAACTATATCCGTTTGGAAACCCTGCCAGGATTTGATATGGTTTGCGCTTTACAGGCATGTATTGAGGTAACTGTGCGGATATTGGCGATTATTATCTGTAAATCCCAAGTAAGCACCCGTGTCCATAGAGACCAGGTTTTGGCATAA
- a CDS encoding TIR domain-containing protein, giving the protein MNNKDKLEHLYQEIDELIEKNVTFQHPAFNAWHSKVLNFLSKQYGEFSSEYTQFHKRNFTPKSWDFSSASADCIEGLEQTKIEFENYLQKLGGTIAEKPAHVEPKQFSNKVFLLHGRNSQFKDVVIKLLEKQNIQPIMLTQGYTMMEQVQANQDIIASIVLFSEDDTGKPNEEKEFHSRAGQSVLFGAGYLTGKLGKDKTLLLSSGLLELPPDLQDIVNTNTGNWQLDVLKQLKKIGFSIDLNKLFE; this is encoded by the coding sequence ATGAATAATAAAGATAAATTGGAACATTTATATCAGGAAATTGATGAATTAATTGAAAAAAATGTCACATTCCAACATCCGGCTTTTAATGCCTGGCACAGTAAAGTATTAAATTTCCTTTCAAAACAATATGGTGAATTTAGCTCAGAGTACACCCAGTTCCATAAACGAAATTTCACCCCAAAATCTTGGGATTTTTCCAGTGCTTCTGCGGATTGTATAGAAGGATTGGAACAAACAAAAATTGAATTTGAAAATTACCTTCAAAAATTAGGGGGGACAATAGCGGAAAAACCTGCCCATGTAGAACCAAAACAATTCAGCAATAAAGTATTTTTGCTTCATGGTCGTAATAGCCAGTTTAAAGATGTAGTAATCAAATTGTTGGAGAAACAAAATATACAACCAATTATGTTAACCCAAGGGTATACCATGATGGAACAGGTACAGGCAAACCAGGATATTATCGCAAGCATTGTCTTGTTTTCCGAAGATGATACTGGAAAACCAAATGAGGAAAAAGAATTTCACTCTCGTGCAGGGCAATCTGTTCTATTTGGGGCGGGGTATTTAACTGGAAAGCTTGGAAAAGATAAAACTTTGTTATTATCCAGTGGCTTATTGGAACTTCCGCCTGATTTACAAGACATTGTGAATACTAATACGGGAAACTGGCAATTGGATGTACTAAAACAATTAAAAAAAATTGGTTTTTCAATTGATTTAAATAAACTGTTTGAATAG
- a CDS encoding DUF3793 family protein, translated as MFEKYLVELCSPTLASLKTASLFNFSFSSDLELEQQLNCWNYKLNQKGIFIVVLRKKEHHALIYVFRKSKLKQDLNKPGVRCFLKSCGYMETDLDSAIQQLQGRFCEMDEFPHEIGLFLGYPLWDVVGFIENEGKNCKCVGCWKVYCNECEAKQIFAKFKKCRDVYWRLYNNGRSILQLTVAA; from the coding sequence ATGTTTGAAAAATATTTGGTAGAACTATGTTCCCCTACTCTGGCTTCCTTAAAAACAGCCAGTCTGTTTAACTTTTCATTTTCTTCTGATTTGGAGTTAGAACAACAACTAAATTGCTGGAACTACAAACTCAATCAAAAAGGAATTTTTATTGTAGTGTTACGAAAAAAAGAGCACCATGCGTTGATTTATGTGTTCCGCAAATCTAAATTAAAACAGGATTTGAACAAGCCGGGTGTTCGCTGCTTTTTAAAAAGCTGTGGATATATGGAAACTGACCTTGATAGCGCTATCCAACAGTTACAGGGTCGTTTTTGTGAGATGGATGAATTTCCCCATGAAATTGGCTTGTTTCTGGGGTATCCATTGTGGGATGTGGTTGGATTTATTGAAAATGAAGGAAAAAACTGCAAGTGTGTTGGTTGCTGGAAGGTTTACTGCAATGAATGTGAAGCAAAACAGATATTCGCCAAATTCAAAAAATGCAGGGATGTGTATTGGCGGCTATACAACAATGGACGAAGTATTTTGCAGCTGACTGTGGCTGCTTGA
- a CDS encoding flavodoxin — translation MSKVAVVYWSGTGNTEAMANQVLAGAIEAGAEATLFTASEFDADMMDQYDAIAFGCPSMGAEELEDSEFQPMFTTCEPKLNGKKIALFGSYGWGDGEWMRTWEQTCKGDGANLVCESVICNESPDSDGEAACQALGKALAN, via the coding sequence ATGAGTAAAGTTGCAGTTGTATACTGGAGCGGTACAGGAAATACTGAAGCGATGGCAAACCAAGTTTTAGCTGGTGCTATCGAAGCAGGTGCGGAGGCTACCTTGTTTACCGCATCCGAATTTGACGCAGATATGATGGATCAATACGACGCTATAGCATTTGGGTGCCCTTCCATGGGAGCAGAAGAACTGGAGGACAGTGAGTTCCAGCCGATGTTCACCACCTGCGAACCAAAATTGAACGGTAAAAAAATCGCTTTGTTTGGTTCCTATGGCTGGGGTGACGGCGAATGGATGCGTACTTGGGAACAAACCTGTAAAGGAGACGGCGCGAACCTGGTTTGTGAAAGCGTTATTTGCAATGAATCCCCTGACAGTGATGGAGAAGCAGCATGCCAGGCGCTGGGTAAAGCCTTAGCGAATTAA
- a CDS encoding ABC transporter ATP-binding protein/permease yields the protein MINKRLIGTVSESKKYIAANVVLQWCSLLANISMIFAISQLLQKLLTQTLGATTIIATTAIILVSILIRFVCTTGAAKMSYFSSKSVKKILRQKIYQKLLKLGGSYTDKISTSEVVQMSVEGVDQLETYFGAYLPQFFYSMLAPVTLFAVLSVISLKAAIVLLICVPLIPVAIAAVQTFAKKLLSKYWGQYTALGDTFLENLQGLTTLKIYQSDDFKNQEMNREAEKFRKITMKVLTMQLNSITIMDLVAYGGAALGVIISVNEFQADAISFMGCFAIILLSADFFLPMRQLGSFFHIAMNGMAASDKIFRLLDLPDPEPKTATVSSDHYAIQCKDLRFSYNEGREILHGVHMEFPMGGFISLVGESGCGKSTIASLLMGRNQGYTGSITIGGIELSQIAESSLIRTITYISHNSYLLKGTVRDNLLMGNPNATDQQLWAVLEQTNLADFLRQENGLDTLLQEKASNLSGGQCQRLALARALLHDTPIYIFDEATSNIDVESENDIIEQIHQLAKTKTVLLISHRLANVVASDCIYVLEKGNLVESGTHQQLLEKQNVYAHLWECQQSLEHYQKGGEIR from the coding sequence ATGATTAACAAACGGTTGATTGGCACTGTCAGCGAAAGCAAAAAATACATCGCTGCCAACGTGGTGTTGCAATGGTGCAGCCTGCTTGCCAACATCAGTATGATTTTTGCGATTAGCCAACTATTGCAAAAATTGTTGACACAAACCCTGGGTGCCACCACTATAATCGCCACAACAGCCATTATACTTGTGTCAATCCTAATCCGGTTTGTCTGTACTACTGGGGCAGCTAAAATGAGCTATTTTTCTTCCAAATCAGTAAAAAAGATCCTGCGGCAAAAAATTTACCAAAAACTGCTAAAATTGGGAGGGTCTTATACGGATAAGATTTCTACTTCTGAGGTAGTGCAGATGTCAGTAGAAGGGGTAGACCAATTGGAAACCTATTTTGGAGCTTACCTACCCCAGTTCTTTTACAGCATGCTTGCGCCTGTTACCCTGTTTGCTGTATTGAGCGTGATCAGCTTGAAAGCTGCAATCGTCCTGCTGATCTGTGTACCACTTATCCCAGTTGCCATTGCGGCGGTGCAAACCTTCGCCAAGAAGCTTTTGTCGAAATATTGGGGGCAGTATACCGCTTTAGGGGATACTTTCCTGGAAAACCTGCAGGGGCTGACTACTCTGAAAATTTACCAATCTGATGACTTCAAAAACCAGGAAATGAACCGGGAGGCGGAAAAATTCCGTAAAATCACCATGAAAGTGCTGACTATGCAGCTCAATTCTATTACCATTATGGATCTGGTGGCTTATGGCGGTGCTGCTTTAGGGGTGATTATCTCGGTAAACGAATTCCAGGCGGATGCCATTTCCTTTATGGGATGTTTCGCGATTATCCTGTTGTCCGCTGATTTCTTCCTACCCATGCGCCAGCTGGGTTCGTTCTTCCACATTGCGATGAACGGGATGGCTGCCAGTGATAAAATCTTCCGTTTGCTGGATTTACCTGACCCAGAGCCGAAAACAGCTACAGTGTCTTCTGATCACTATGCTATTCAATGTAAGGATTTGCGTTTTTCCTACAATGAAGGCCGGGAAATCCTTCACGGCGTCCATATGGAATTTCCAATGGGGGGATTTATTTCCTTGGTTGGGGAAAGCGGCTGCGGGAAATCTACCATTGCTTCCCTGCTCATGGGACGAAACCAGGGCTACACAGGAAGTATCACCATTGGGGGGATCGAATTATCCCAAATTGCGGAGTCCAGCCTGATACGGACGATTACTTATATCAGCCATAACAGTTATTTGTTAAAAGGGACGGTAAGGGATAACCTGCTGATGGGGAATCCAAACGCTACCGATCAACAACTTTGGGCAGTATTAGAACAAACCAATCTGGCGGATTTCCTCCGGCAGGAAAACGGATTGGATACCCTATTGCAGGAAAAAGCCAGCAACCTTTCCGGCGGGCAGTGTCAACGCCTGGCTTTGGCACGCGCCTTACTGCATGATACCCCGATTTACATTTTTGACGAGGCAACCTCAAATATTGATGTGGAGAGCGAAAACGATATTATAGAGCAAATCCACCAACTGGCAAAAACAAAAACCGTCCTTTTAATTTCCCACCGCCTTGCCAATGTGGTTGCTTCTGATTGTATTTATGTATTGGAAAAAGGCAACCTGGTAGAGAGCGGAACCCATCAGCAGTTATTGGAAAAACAAAATGTATATGCCCATCTATGGGAATGCCAGCAAAGCCTGGAACATTATCAAAAAGGCGGTGAAATCCGATGA
- a CDS encoding DUF2325 domain-containing protein translates to MSIVIIGGNECMTCQYQSICKKYGCKAKVFAKEKGALRKKLGCPDLMILFTNTVSHKMVLSASQEAKKNHVPIVRVHTSSASALHNVLAEHCPQ, encoded by the coding sequence ATGAGCATCGTCATTATTGGAGGCAACGAGTGCATGACCTGCCAATATCAATCCATATGTAAAAAATATGGCTGTAAAGCAAAAGTTTTTGCAAAAGAAAAAGGGGCGTTGAGAAAAAAACTAGGATGTCCAGATTTAATGATTTTATTTACCAATACAGTATCCCATAAAATGGTACTTAGTGCATCCCAAGAGGCGAAAAAGAATCATGTACCCATTGTCCGTGTGCATACCAGCAGTGCCTCTGCGCTGCACAATGTTCTGGCGGAACACTGCCCACAATAA
- a CDS encoding nitrous oxide-stimulated promoter family protein, with protein MAKDLQSKREQEKRMVSEMILLYCRKNHHTQRLCSNCQNLLDYTVERSNKCPFMETKTFCSACKVHCYQPKMREKIRQVMRFSGPRMLFHHPVMAIRHFIETRKEKRKNGV; from the coding sequence ATGGCAAAAGATTTACAATCCAAACGGGAACAGGAAAAACGGATGGTTTCTGAAATGATCTTGCTGTATTGCAGGAAGAACCATCACACCCAGCGGCTTTGTTCTAATTGCCAAAATCTGTTAGATTATACCGTGGAACGAAGTAATAAATGCCCTTTTATGGAAACAAAAACCTTTTGTTCTGCCTGTAAAGTACATTGTTATCAACCAAAAATGCGGGAGAAAATCCGCCAGGTAATGCGGTTTTCCGGACCAAGGATGTTATTCCATCACCCTGTTATGGCAATCCGGCATTTCATCGAAACCAGAAAAGAAAAGCGTAAAAATGGAGTGTGA
- a CDS encoding VOC family protein: MKFRNPLLVVSNLEQSKSFYSKVLGLHVTVNFGQNVTLTGGICLQTKKSWLEIIEHPEEELYFGGKNTELYFEEDNFDQFIEMLEDLPEIQYVHPVKEHPWGQRVVRFYDPDMNIIEVGENMKIVCQRFLNQGLTIEQVAKRMDVPEQYIKSYCY; encoded by the coding sequence ATGAAATTTAGAAATCCGCTTTTGGTAGTATCCAACCTGGAACAATCAAAATCCTTTTATTCAAAAGTATTGGGGTTGCACGTTACTGTTAATTTCGGCCAAAATGTTACATTGACAGGAGGCATATGCCTGCAAACGAAAAAGAGTTGGCTGGAAATAATCGAGCATCCAGAAGAGGAATTATATTTTGGAGGAAAAAATACAGAACTCTATTTTGAGGAAGATAATTTTGACCAATTTATTGAAATGTTAGAGGATTTGCCAGAAATCCAATACGTCCATCCAGTAAAAGAGCATCCATGGGGACAACGGGTTGTCCGCTTTTATGACCCAGATATGAATATAATTGAAGTTGGTGAAAACATGAAAATAGTTTGCCAACGGTTTTTAAATCAGGGATTGACCATAGAACAGGTGGCAAAACGAATGGATGTCCCTGAACAATATATAAAATCCTATTGCTATTAA
- the cydC gene encoding thiol reductant ABC exporter subunit CydC — protein sequence MKKRSNFQIMGRLVGLVKPLIGFMILAIIMGVIGFLAAISITVFGGYAMLDVLQMSTPITLKTAVVCVIVFALVRGFLRYAEQACNHFIAFKLLALIRDKVFQALRRLCPAKLEGKDKGNLISVITSDIELLEVFYAHTISPIAIAICMAVIMTIWISCYHWLLGLIALVAYLVIGAVIPIVISKKTGDSGMVFRSKSGELSSYVLDSLRGLKESIQYGTGEQRLEQLNQRTDQLSKEEAKMKRRTGQNMAVTNTAILVFDLVMLLVAALLYHNQMVAFDGVLIPVVAMMSSFGPVVALANLGSTLQNTFAAGNRVLDILDESPVVEEITGKQEINFQGAEVKQVTFSYGNETILSNLNLQIPQHQVTGIVGKSGSGKSTLLKLMMRFWKVQQGEIAISGKQIDQINTTNLREMESFVTQETHLFHDSIENNIRIAKLDATQEEIVAACKKASIHEFIMSLPNGYQTNVGELGDTLSGGEKQRIGLARAFLHDAPLILLDEPTSNLDSLNEAVILKSLHEERQDKTVVLVSHRESTMGIANKVYSVEHGRMS from the coding sequence ATGAAAAAAAGAAGCAACTTTCAAATTATGGGCCGTTTGGTAGGCCTGGTAAAACCTTTAATCGGATTTATGATACTGGCAATTATCATGGGGGTAATCGGATTTCTGGCAGCTATCTCCATTACGGTATTTGGCGGATACGCCATGTTGGACGTGCTGCAAATGTCAACCCCAATTACCTTAAAAACAGCTGTGGTATGCGTTATTGTTTTTGCGTTGGTTCGTGGTTTCCTTCGGTATGCAGAGCAAGCGTGTAACCATTTTATTGCCTTTAAACTATTGGCGTTAATTCGTGATAAAGTGTTTCAAGCATTGCGCAGGCTCTGCCCCGCCAAACTGGAGGGAAAGGACAAAGGGAATTTGATTTCGGTTATCACCTCAGATATTGAACTGTTGGAGGTCTTTTACGCCCACACCATCTCCCCTATCGCCATCGCCATTTGTATGGCAGTGATTATGACCATATGGATTAGCTGCTACCATTGGTTGCTGGGACTAATCGCTCTGGTAGCATATCTTGTGATTGGGGCGGTAATTCCAATTGTTATTTCCAAAAAAACCGGGGATAGCGGAATGGTGTTCCGTTCCAAATCCGGTGAATTGAGCAGCTATGTGTTGGACAGCCTGCGGGGGTTAAAGGAAAGCATCCAATACGGCACTGGGGAACAACGCCTGGAACAACTGAACCAACGCACTGACCAGCTTTCCAAAGAGGAAGCAAAGATGAAACGGCGTACCGGTCAGAATATGGCCGTTACCAACACGGCTATTTTGGTGTTTGATCTGGTCATGTTACTGGTAGCCGCCCTGTTATACCACAACCAAATGGTAGCGTTTGACGGGGTATTGATTCCAGTGGTTGCGATGATGTCCTCTTTCGGTCCGGTGGTCGCCCTGGCAAACCTGGGCAGTACCTTACAAAATACTTTCGCGGCCGGCAACCGTGTACTGGATATTCTGGATGAATCCCCTGTCGTGGAAGAAATTACTGGAAAACAAGAAATCAACTTCCAGGGTGCAGAGGTAAAACAGGTTACGTTCTCTTATGGGAATGAAACGATTTTGTCCAACCTGAACTTGCAAATTCCGCAACACCAGGTAACCGGCATTGTAGGGAAAAGTGGCAGTGGAAAATCCACCCTGTTAAAATTGATGATGCGGTTTTGGAAGGTACAGCAAGGGGAAATCGCTATATCCGGCAAGCAGATAGACCAAATCAACACCACCAACCTGCGGGAAATGGAAAGCTTTGTAACCCAGGAAACCCACCTGTTCCATGACAGCATTGAAAACAATATCCGCATCGCCAAACTAGACGCTACCCAGGAAGAGATTGTCGCCGCATGTAAAAAAGCTTCCATCCATGAATTTATCATGAGCTTGCCAAATGGATACCAAACCAATGTGGGGGAATTGGGGGATACCCTATCCGGTGGTGAAAAACAGCGGATTGGTTTAGCACGCGCGTTCCTGCACGACGCTCCGCTGATTTTGCTGGACGAACCCACCAGTAATCTGGATAGCTTAAACGAAGCGGTTATCCTGAAATCATTGCATGAGGAACGGCAGGATAAAACCGTTGTTTTGGTATCTCATCGAGAATCCACCATGGGGATTGCAAACAAGGTGTATTCTGTGGAACACGGGAGGATGAGCTGA
- a CDS encoding ABC transporter ATP-binding protein — translation MIDAIQVHGLTKSYGEHMVLKGLDFQIAQGEVFSLLGVNGAGKTTALECMEGLRKYDSGTVTVNGKMGIQLQSSSLPAHIKPMEAVKLFARWNKTKVDIAILQSLGIQEIEKKQYIQLSTGQKRRLHLALVLISRPDIIFLDEPTAGLDVEGRLSLHTQIRKLKSQGKTIVLASHDMAEVETLCDRIAILNDGKIVFCGTPSELTDKIGKKYWIHIKTQQGSDTFETDNIEDSLLSLLGELKQKGIEVLDIKVDRGTLEQHFLEMARRSEK, via the coding sequence ATGATCGATGCCATTCAAGTTCATGGATTAACAAAAAGCTATGGTGAACATATGGTCCTCAAAGGGCTTGATTTTCAAATTGCGCAAGGAGAGGTGTTTTCCCTGCTCGGTGTGAATGGGGCGGGAAAAACTACAGCCCTTGAATGTATGGAGGGATTGAGGAAGTATGACAGTGGAACGGTTACCGTAAATGGAAAAATGGGTATTCAATTACAGTCATCTTCCCTGCCAGCCCATATCAAACCCATGGAAGCCGTCAAACTATTTGCCAGATGGAATAAAACTAAGGTTGATATCGCTATACTTCAGTCACTGGGAATTCAGGAAATCGAGAAAAAGCAATATATACAGCTATCCACAGGCCAGAAAAGGCGGTTGCACCTGGCCCTTGTCCTGATCAGTCGTCCAGATATTATTTTTCTTGACGAGCCAACAGCAGGACTTGATGTTGAGGGTAGATTATCGCTGCATACTCAAATCCGAAAACTAAAATCGCAGGGAAAAACAATTGTTTTGGCAAGCCATGATATGGCGGAAGTGGAAACACTGTGCGACCGGATCGCGATTTTAAATGATGGAAAGATTGTGTTTTGCGGAACACCTTCAGAACTAACTGACAAAATCGGAAAAAAATACTGGATCCATATTAAAACTCAGCAGGGAAGTGATACATTTGAAACTGACAATATCGAAGACAGCCTGCTCTCCCTGCTTGGCGAGTTAAAACAAAAAGGGATTGAGGTATTGGATATTAAGGTGGATAGGGGTACCTTGGAACAGCACTTTTTAGAAATGGCAAGGAGGTCGGAGAAATGA
- a CDS encoding YbaN family protein, whose translation MKKIIYITVGCIGLGLGFIGAILPLLPAFPFLLLAAVCFGKSSKKLNDWFVGTKLYKNNLESFRKGQGMTWKTKMKIMVIVTLTMSVGFIMMSNVPIGRIVLVGVWVFHIFIFVFGIKTKKQEQPNHQMFHPYHDICED comes from the coding sequence ATGAAAAAAATAATTTATATCACTGTAGGATGTATCGGTTTGGGTTTGGGCTTTATTGGGGCAATATTGCCGTTGTTACCAGCATTCCCTTTCCTACTATTGGCGGCGGTTTGCTTTGGAAAAAGTTCTAAAAAATTAAACGATTGGTTTGTGGGCACAAAACTGTACAAAAACAATCTAGAAAGCTTTCGTAAAGGGCAAGGAATGACCTGGAAAACCAAAATGAAAATTATGGTGATTGTTACCCTAACCATGAGTGTAGGTTTTATCATGATGAGCAACGTACCAATTGGTCGAATTGTCTTGGTTGGCGTATGGGTATTCCACATTTTTATTTTTGTCTTTGGAATCAAAACAAAAAAACAGGAACAGCCAAACCATCAGATGTTCCACCCATATCATGATATTTGTGAGGATTAA
- a CDS encoding ABC transporter permease yields the protein MRNFLYSVALQWKLDIRSKSLLVTCYLVPLLFFLLMGGVFTSIMPEMKHTLISAMIVMGVSMGALIGLPPSLAETYGSDIKKMYKANGVPICLGLATMFVSAFLHLMMLCIILFLLAPILFQASLPVNPPLFFLALALYMAVSLSIGSVLGLVVKSQAKLTMVSQLVFLPSILLSGIMFPMELLPKAFQVIGKLFPATWGNLLMQDNGFRLENLWYLILLFLVAVIVCGILLKQQKSK from the coding sequence ATGAGAAATTTTTTGTATAGCGTGGCATTACAATGGAAACTGGATATCAGAAGTAAATCGTTATTGGTCACCTGTTATCTTGTTCCGCTCCTGTTTTTTCTGCTCATGGGTGGTGTTTTTACCTCTATCATGCCGGAAATGAAACATACACTGATATCAGCAATGATTGTAATGGGGGTGTCTATGGGTGCTTTGATCGGATTGCCTCCCTCTTTAGCCGAAACCTATGGCAGTGACATAAAAAAGATGTACAAAGCAAATGGAGTGCCCATATGTTTAGGCTTAGCCACAATGTTTGTCTCTGCGTTTCTTCATTTAATGATGTTGTGTATCATCCTATTTTTGTTGGCTCCCATCTTGTTTCAGGCGTCTTTGCCAGTAAACCCTCCGCTGTTTTTCCTTGCGCTTGCCCTCTATATGGCTGTATCACTGAGTATTGGAAGTGTTTTGGGCTTAGTTGTAAAAAGCCAAGCAAAGCTGACGATGGTTTCACAGCTTGTGTTTTTGCCATCCATTCTGCTTTCGGGTATTATGTTTCCGATGGAACTGCTGCCAAAAGCTTTTCAGGTAATTGGAAAACTCTTTCCCGCTACTTGGGGAAACCTCTTAATGCAGGATAATGGATTCCGGTTAGAAAACTTGTGGTACTTGATCCTGCTGTTTTTGGTTGCGGTCATTGTATGCGGAATCCTTTTGAAACAGCAGAAATCAAAATAA
- a CDS encoding MerR family transcriptional regulator, whose amino-acid sequence MMKQSKSIPEGYMTVGEVAKKMGVTVRTLQYYDKQGLLSPSAESEGGRRLYTDKDLITLHQILSLKSLGFSLADIKQQLISLDTPSDVANILSKQADDIRQKIEQLSASLAAIEQLRTEVLQMQTVNFKKYADIIVNLQMNNEFYFLIKYFDDDMLDYIRTRFDQESGFAFIERFNRISDEIIQLQKDNIPPENEKCQTLTKVYWDLIMEFTEGDMSMLPKLIEFGKLNNTTNEWEEKQKKLNAYLEPALEIYFSRLGVNPFEGVET is encoded by the coding sequence ATGATGAAACAATCGAAATCAATACCAGAAGGATATATGACAGTTGGTGAAGTGGCAAAGAAAATGGGGGTTACGGTCCGTACCCTACAATATTACGATAAACAGGGGCTACTTTCTCCATCCGCAGAGAGCGAAGGCGGGCGTAGGCTTTATACCGATAAGGATTTAATTACACTACATCAGATTTTATCCTTAAAATCATTAGGTTTTTCCCTTGCAGATATCAAACAACAGCTAATCTCTTTGGATACTCCCTCTGATGTTGCAAACATACTTAGTAAGCAGGCAGATGATATCCGCCAAAAAATAGAGCAACTATCCGCTTCTTTGGCAGCAATAGAGCAATTACGGACAGAAGTGCTACAAATGCAAACAGTGAATTTCAAAAAATATGCGGATATTATCGTTAACTTGCAAATGAATAACGAGTTTTACTTTTTGATTAAATATTTTGATGATGATATGCTGGACTATATCCGCACACGCTTTGACCAGGAAAGTGGCTTTGCTTTTATAGAGAGGTTTAACCGTATCAGTGATGAAATCATACAGCTCCAAAAAGACAATATCCCACCTGAAAATGAAAAATGCCAGACCCTTACCAAAGTGTATTGGGATTTAATTATGGAGTTTACAGAAGGTGATATGAGTATGCTGCCAAAACTGATAGAATTTGGAAAGTTAAATAATACCACAAATGAGTGGGAAGAAAAGCAGAAAAAACTAAATGCCTATTTGGAACCAGCTTTGGAAATCTATTTTTCCAGGCTTGGTGTTAATCCATTTGAGGGGGTAGAAACATGA